A stretch of the Diadema setosum chromosome 16, eeDiaSeto1, whole genome shotgun sequence genome encodes the following:
- the LOC140239432 gene encoding cAMP-responsive element-binding protein-like 2, which translates to MTKPEYSLDDGGGDASKKNQEEGVDQPGRSSGRLRRIQSAGGKRGRRPSRVDRNAKLERSRQSARECRARKKQKYQLLEETVAAKEKQILRLREKLEQYKNFCQMMDDGEQPTEIRSTLQEDAAKEEEEEEEEEEDNVPGCSSDKTSQLPAMAGGDSSSDDEFD; encoded by the exons ATGACTAAACCAGAATATTCGTTAGACGACGGGGGTGGCGACGCTTCGAAGAAAAACCAAGAGGAA ggaGTTGACCAGCCTGGGAGGAGCAGCGGGCGTCTGCGGCGGATTCAGTCAGCGGGTGGCAAGCGAGGAAGGAGGCCCTCTAGGGTTGACAGGAATGCCAAGCTGGAGAGGAGCAGACAGAGTGCAAGGGAGTGTCGGGCGCGTAAGAAGCAGAAGTACCAACTCCTGGAAGAAACAGTGGCAGCTAAGGAAAAGCAAATCTTGCGGCTGCGCGAAAAGCTGGAACAG TACAAGAACTTCTGTCAGATGATGGACGACGGGGAGCAGCCAACGGAGATCAGGAGTACACTCCAGGAGGATGCAGccaaagaggaggaggaggaagaggaggaggaggaggacaatGTGCCTGGTTGCTCATCTGACAAGACTTCTCAGCTGCCAGCTATGGCCGGTGGAGACTCCAGTAGCGATGATGAGTTTGACTGA